A window of Primulina tabacum isolate GXHZ01 chromosome 4, ASM2559414v2, whole genome shotgun sequence contains these coding sequences:
- the LOC142542737 gene encoding uncharacterized protein LOC142542737 isoform X4 gives MLLEQYSDDDVDELLSEGQDAGAAKDPSYEVDDTTKGIGEETTEDIGTDDVNDLSVQVVKQLEMDNDDSVSQDLLQKFGKGGTSFSYTDDLHRETKSIEEGIHAAIHSEQVGDESSSWKKVLHEESSQYYYWNILTGETSWEVPDVLAQAAVVSHPEKTVGDTSGTSVDVEQEDATFEKLKEGSEAIYKTSGNSSKGAEADGFEEGSKGDSLGNEIGNTDACQNCRTSLLDDAPVVNDAKYNCNLLSVDCKSGTHFSAHLLKHCDILLERLNSLESLNWNMQWQDIKLKYKLEVEIRLSDIMTLASHGSALLQFWLYTEEQLKRLDAAIDDAIRQYGSAPIGEYEATVKSQEAFKVDSNEKKGPCQAAKESNHPDSTFEKSHIEAYSDLATTTGLVSSVVNPITCSNTETEGKDEIIGLEVHSEIIAKSVVYCGEEVDMDVDMEVEDTSASLKSSIGGASGARYDILSHEQSNLQHPPAVHEPLLQGQMFSVQPPATSWIHQLSLENGPCPPPPPDNEPFPPPPPDDYPFPPPPPDEPPETSYPPPSHFESVHSLPYSEHYVLAYPSSNLDYFGQSNTEISGATLYSHPEGVQVSASHITPYYEPVSNIYAVTPLVGNPGEPSSYYGLQNGSLNHPSLVSGAAVESSRIQSETVLTNRDIDATCSLGSHAETACDLFSKANPSVVKYGQGSVKEAEFLDAQLAIESQSTTSTSHGSQSTSSTSHGANGLSASDTPTLVSAAAASSKVQSKVSRSKKRNVAMVSTLRSNKKVSSLVDKWKAAKEELHEEEEEPENVYEMLERKRQREIEEWQAQQIASGEAKENANFQPLGGDWRERVKRKRAQQMKETEHNVSKPTGPEEPNLVELSRDLPSGWQAYWDDSSKKVYYGNAVTSETTWNKPKH, from the exons ATGCTTCTCGAGCAATACAGTGATGATGACGTGGATGAACTTCTGAGCGAAGGTCAAGATGCTGGTGCTGCCAAGGACCCATCTTATGAGGTTGATGACACG ACAAAAGGCATTGGTGAAGAAACAACTGAAGATATTGGAACTGATGATGTGAATGATCTTTCTGTTCAAGTGGTGAAACAGCTTGAGATGGATAATGACGACTCTGTGTCGCAGGATCTTTTGCAAAAATTTGGGAAAGGAGGCACTTCATTTAGTTATACTGATGATTTGCACAGAGAAACGAAGTCGATTGAAGAAGGTATACATGCTGCAATACACAGTGAACAAGTTGGAGACGAGAGTTCAAGCTGGAAAAAGGTGTTGCATGAAGAGAGTAGTCAATATTATTATTGGAATATTTTAACTGGTGAAACTTCATGGGAAGTACCTGACGTTTTGGCTCAGGCCGCTGTTGTGAGTCATCCAGAGAAAACTGTTGGTGATACATCAGGAACATCTGTGGATGTAGAACAAGAAGATGCCACGTTTGAGAAACTTAAAGAAGGTTCTGAGGCCATTTACAAAACTAGTGGTAATTCTAGTAAAGGGGCAGAAGCAGATGGATTTGAGGAAGGATCCAAGGGTGATTCTCTTGGTAATGAAATAGGAAATACAGATGCCTGTCAAAATTGTCGAACTTCTTTGCTTGATGATGCTCCAGTAGTTAATGATGCTAAATATAACTGCAATTTACTTTCTGTAGACTGCAAATCAGGGACTCATTTTTCTGCGCATCTGTTAAAGCATTGTGACATCCTGTTAGAGCGATTGAACTCTTTGGAAAG TTTGAATTGGAATATGCAATGGCaagatattaaattaaaatacaaattggAAGTTGAGATCAGACTCTCGGACATTATGACTTTAGCATCTCATGGATCAGCCTTACTTCAATTTTGGTTGTATACTGAGGAACAGTTAAAACGACTTGATGCAGCCATAGATGATGCTATTCGGCAATATGGTTCTGCTCCTATAGGTGAATATGAAGCTACTGTTAAATCACAAGAAGCCTTCAAAGTTGATTCAAATGAAAAGAAGGGACCATGTCAGGCTGCTAAAGAATCAAATCATCCTGATTCTACTTTTGAGAAGTCACATATTGAAGCTTATAGTGATCTTGCCACCACAACTGGACTTGTGTCTTCGGTGGTTAATCCCATCACGTGTTCTAATACTGAGACTGAAGGAAAGGATGAAATCATTGGTCTTGAAGTGCATAGTGAAATAATAGCCAAATCTGTTGTTTATTGTGGAGAAGAGGTAGACATGGATGTGGACATGGAAGTTGAGGACACATCTGCTTCACTGAAATCATCTATTGGAGGTGCATCAGGTGCTCGTTATGATATCCTATCCCACGAACAATCAAATCTACAACATCCACCTGCAGTCCACGAGCCATTGCTGCAGGGGCAAATGTTTAGTGTACAACCACCTGCCACAAGTTGGATTCATCAACTGTCTCTTGAAAACGGACCTTGCCCCCCTCCACCTCCTGATAATGAACCTTTCCCCCCTCCACCACCTGATGACTATCCTTTTCCCCCACCACCGCCTGACGAGCCTCCAGAAACATCTTATCCTCCACCATCACATTTCGAGTCCGTCCATTCTTTGCCTTATTCAGAGCACTATGTGCTGGCATATCCTTCCTCAAATCTTGATTATTTTGGGCAATCAAACACTGAAATTTCTGGCGCCACTCTGTATTCCCATCCTGAGGGAGTGCAAGTTTCTGCTTCCCATATAACACCTTATTACGAACCAGTTTCGAATATCTATGCAGTTACTCCTTTGGTAGGCAACCCTGGAGAACCTAGTTCATATTACGGCCTTCAAAATGGCAGTCTAAATCATCCTTCATTGGTGAGTGGTGCAGCTGTGGAGTCTTCAAGGATTCAAAGTGAAACCGTTCTCACAAACAGAGACATTGATGCTACATGTTCGTTAGGTTCCCATGCAGAAACTGCCTgtgatttattttcaaaagcTAATCCTAGTGTTGTCAAGTATGGTCAAGGGTCCGTAAAGGAGGCAGAGTTCTTGGATGCTCAACTTGCTATTGAATCTCAATCAACTACTTCCACAAGCCATGGATCTCAATCAACTAGTTCCACGAGCCATGGTGCTAATGGTTTGTCAGCCTCTGATACTCCAACTTTGGTTTCTGCTGCTGCTGCAAGTTCCAAGGTTCAATCCAAGG TTTCACGTAGTAAAAAGAGAAATGTTGCTATGGTATCCACATTGAGATCTAATAAGAAAGTTTCCAGCTTGGTGGACAAG TGGAAAGCTGCAAAAGAAGAGTTGCATGAAGAGGAAGAAGAACCTGAAAACGTTTATGAAATGTTAGAGAGGAAACGGCAACGAGAAATTGAG GAGTGGCAAGCCCAGCAGATTGCCAGTGGGGAGGCGAAAGAGAATGCTAATTTTCAGCCACTGGGTGGTGATTG GCGAGAAAGGGTGAAGCGGAAGAGAGCCCAACAAATGAAAGAAACTGAACACAATGTTTCAAAACCTACTGGACCTGAAGAACCCAATCTTGTTGAACTTTCAAGAGATCTTCCATCTGGGTGGCAG GCTTACTGGGATGATTCTTCAAAGAAAGTTTATTATGGAAATGCGGTGACATCTGAAACAACCTGGAATAAGCCAAAGCATTAG
- the LOC142542737 gene encoding uncharacterized protein LOC142542737 isoform X5 — protein MDNDDSVSQDLLQKFGKGGTSFSYTDDLHRETKSIEEGIHAAIHSEQVGDESSSWKKVLHEESSQYYYWNILTGETSWEVPDVLAQAAVVSHPEKTVGDTSGTSVDVEQEDATFEKLKEGSEAIYKTSGNSSKGAEADGFEEGSKGDSLGNEIGNTDACQNCRTSLLDDAPVVNDAKYNCNLLSVDCKSGTHFSAHLLKHCDILLERLNSLESLNWNMQWQDIKLKYKLEVEIRLSDIMTLASHGSALLQFWLYTEEQLKRLDAAIDDAIRQYGSAPIGEYEATVKSQEAFKVDSNEKKGPCQAAKESNHPDSTFEKSHIEAYSDLATTTGLVSSVVNPITCSNTETEGKDEIIGLEVHSEIIAKSVVYCGEEVDMDVDMEVEDTSASLKSSIGGASGARYDILSHEQSNLQHPPAVHEPLLQGQMFSVQPPATSWIHQLSLENGPCPPPPPDNEPFPPPPPDDYPFPPPPPDEPPETSYPPPSHFESVHSLPYSEHYVLAYPSSNLDYFGQSNTEISGATLYSHPEGVQVSASHITPYYEPVSNIYAVTPLVGNPGEPSSYYGLQNGSLNHPSLVSGAAVESSRIQSETVLTNRDIDATCSLGSHAETACDLFSKANPSVVKYGQGSVKEAEFLDAQLAIESQSTTSTSHGSQSTSSTSHGANGLSASDTPTLVSAAAASSKVQSKVSRSKKRNVAMVSTLRSNKKVSSLVDKWKAAKEELHEEEEEPENVYEMLERKRQREIEEWQAQQIASGEAKENANFQPLGGDWRERVKRKRAQQMKETEHNVSKPTGPEEPNLVELSRDLPSGWQAYWDDSSKKVYYGNAVTSETTWNKPKH, from the exons ATGGATAATGACGACTCTGTGTCGCAGGATCTTTTGCAAAAATTTGGGAAAGGAGGCACTTCATTTAGTTATACTGATGATTTGCACAGAGAAACGAAGTCGATTGAAGAAGGTATACATGCTGCAATACACAGTGAACAAGTTGGAGACGAGAGTTCAAGCTGGAAAAAGGTGTTGCATGAAGAGAGTAGTCAATATTATTATTGGAATATTTTAACTGGTGAAACTTCATGGGAAGTACCTGACGTTTTGGCTCAGGCCGCTGTTGTGAGTCATCCAGAGAAAACTGTTGGTGATACATCAGGAACATCTGTGGATGTAGAACAAGAAGATGCCACGTTTGAGAAACTTAAAGAAGGTTCTGAGGCCATTTACAAAACTAGTGGTAATTCTAGTAAAGGGGCAGAAGCAGATGGATTTGAGGAAGGATCCAAGGGTGATTCTCTTGGTAATGAAATAGGAAATACAGATGCCTGTCAAAATTGTCGAACTTCTTTGCTTGATGATGCTCCAGTAGTTAATGATGCTAAATATAACTGCAATTTACTTTCTGTAGACTGCAAATCAGGGACTCATTTTTCTGCGCATCTGTTAAAGCATTGTGACATCCTGTTAGAGCGATTGAACTCTTTGGAAAG TTTGAATTGGAATATGCAATGGCaagatattaaattaaaatacaaattggAAGTTGAGATCAGACTCTCGGACATTATGACTTTAGCATCTCATGGATCAGCCTTACTTCAATTTTGGTTGTATACTGAGGAACAGTTAAAACGACTTGATGCAGCCATAGATGATGCTATTCGGCAATATGGTTCTGCTCCTATAGGTGAATATGAAGCTACTGTTAAATCACAAGAAGCCTTCAAAGTTGATTCAAATGAAAAGAAGGGACCATGTCAGGCTGCTAAAGAATCAAATCATCCTGATTCTACTTTTGAGAAGTCACATATTGAAGCTTATAGTGATCTTGCCACCACAACTGGACTTGTGTCTTCGGTGGTTAATCCCATCACGTGTTCTAATACTGAGACTGAAGGAAAGGATGAAATCATTGGTCTTGAAGTGCATAGTGAAATAATAGCCAAATCTGTTGTTTATTGTGGAGAAGAGGTAGACATGGATGTGGACATGGAAGTTGAGGACACATCTGCTTCACTGAAATCATCTATTGGAGGTGCATCAGGTGCTCGTTATGATATCCTATCCCACGAACAATCAAATCTACAACATCCACCTGCAGTCCACGAGCCATTGCTGCAGGGGCAAATGTTTAGTGTACAACCACCTGCCACAAGTTGGATTCATCAACTGTCTCTTGAAAACGGACCTTGCCCCCCTCCACCTCCTGATAATGAACCTTTCCCCCCTCCACCACCTGATGACTATCCTTTTCCCCCACCACCGCCTGACGAGCCTCCAGAAACATCTTATCCTCCACCATCACATTTCGAGTCCGTCCATTCTTTGCCTTATTCAGAGCACTATGTGCTGGCATATCCTTCCTCAAATCTTGATTATTTTGGGCAATCAAACACTGAAATTTCTGGCGCCACTCTGTATTCCCATCCTGAGGGAGTGCAAGTTTCTGCTTCCCATATAACACCTTATTACGAACCAGTTTCGAATATCTATGCAGTTACTCCTTTGGTAGGCAACCCTGGAGAACCTAGTTCATATTACGGCCTTCAAAATGGCAGTCTAAATCATCCTTCATTGGTGAGTGGTGCAGCTGTGGAGTCTTCAAGGATTCAAAGTGAAACCGTTCTCACAAACAGAGACATTGATGCTACATGTTCGTTAGGTTCCCATGCAGAAACTGCCTgtgatttattttcaaaagcTAATCCTAGTGTTGTCAAGTATGGTCAAGGGTCCGTAAAGGAGGCAGAGTTCTTGGATGCTCAACTTGCTATTGAATCTCAATCAACTACTTCCACAAGCCATGGATCTCAATCAACTAGTTCCACGAGCCATGGTGCTAATGGTTTGTCAGCCTCTGATACTCCAACTTTGGTTTCTGCTGCTGCTGCAAGTTCCAAGGTTCAATCCAAGG TTTCACGTAGTAAAAAGAGAAATGTTGCTATGGTATCCACATTGAGATCTAATAAGAAAGTTTCCAGCTTGGTGGACAAG TGGAAAGCTGCAAAAGAAGAGTTGCATGAAGAGGAAGAAGAACCTGAAAACGTTTATGAAATGTTAGAGAGGAAACGGCAACGAGAAATTGAG GAGTGGCAAGCCCAGCAGATTGCCAGTGGGGAGGCGAAAGAGAATGCTAATTTTCAGCCACTGGGTGGTGATTG GCGAGAAAGGGTGAAGCGGAAGAGAGCCCAACAAATGAAAGAAACTGAACACAATGTTTCAAAACCTACTGGACCTGAAGAACCCAATCTTGTTGAACTTTCAAGAGATCTTCCATCTGGGTGGCAG GCTTACTGGGATGATTCTTCAAAGAAAGTTTATTATGGAAATGCGGTGACATCTGAAACAACCTGGAATAAGCCAAAGCATTAG